A single region of the Kwoniella botswanensis chromosome 1, complete sequence genome encodes:
- a CDS encoding ATP-dependent RNA helicase DBP9 gives MSASTSAQPADALLDNELSFSEPPFSTQLDPRILAALADQKFAHPTLVQAKAIPLLLEGKDVLARARTGSGKTAAYVVPAIQRILEAKANLSPASPEYQTTRVVFLVPTKELALQVSTFVKNITKYCEGLVGCVNVAAGGTSVQRVLLNDNPDIIISTPTKLLSLLQSKSISLNQLCFLAIDEADLLLSYGFKDDLTRIMDPTSGWVPRLGVQGCLMSATLSEDIDGVKGLVLRNPAILTLSEPATSSSLLTQHYTMTSERDKFLLIYVLLKLKLIRGKSIIFVNDVERGYRVKLFLEQFGVKCCVVNSELPLSSRYHVVEEFNRGVYDVIVATDEGTGADAQETTENEEEEEEQDEETKEQEEEEEAEVETKNAEAGPSKRPRSDPSTSSSKASGKRRKIDGTSSLARGIDFTAASSVINFDLPPTSTSYMHRIGRTARAGHSGLSLSFVVPKEKWGKDKNVSVKSAEKDEVVWEKIKERAKKDSGSEIKEWNWNKKEIEGFRYRMEDALKSVTGKRVQEARREEVKRELLNSEKLKAHFAANPLDLSYLRHDTPLHPARQQTHLKHVPNYLMPKIAALPTGTGDVTDGGHIGYSKRGRGGGGFRGRGGGGGGRGGKGGSRGGKKVDPLKFKG, from the exons ATGTCCGCCTCGACATCTGCTCAACCGGCAGACGCCTTGTTAGA TAACGAGCTATCGTTTTCCGaaccacctttctccactcAGTTAGATCCTCGTATACTAGCAGCATTGGCCGATCAGAAATTCGCTCACCCTACTCTCGTGCAAGCTAAAGCTATCCCTTTACTCctagaagggaaagatgtATTGGCCAGAGCTAGAACAGGAAGTGGTAAAACTGCTGCTTATGTCGTTCCTGCCATTCAAAGAATATTAGAGGCGAAGGCA AATCTATCTCCCGCTTCTCCCGAATATCAAACCACCCGTGTGGTCTTCCTCGTACCCACCAAGGAACTCGCTTTGCAAGTATCCACTTTCGTCAAGAATATTACAAAGTACTGCGAGGGTCTGGTCGGTTGCGTCAACGTTGCAGCGGGCGGTACGAGTGTACAGCG TGTTTTACTAAATGATAAtccagatatcatcatttcaaCACCTACCAAACTCTTATCTCTCTTACAGTCCAAATCAATCTCTTTGAACCAATTATGCTTTCTGGCAATTGACGAAGCGGATTTACTGTTATCTTACGGATTCAAAGATGACTTGACTAGAATTATGGACCCGACTTCAGGATGGGTACCTCGTCTGGGAGTACAAGGGTGTTTGATGAGTGCTACTTTGtctgaagatatcgatggtgTTAAAGGATTAGTTCTACGTAATCCA GCAATCTTAACTTTATCCGAACCTgcaacttcctcttcccttcttacTCAACATTACACAATGACCTCTGAACGCGACAAATTCCTGCTCATCTACGTCCTATTGAAATTGAAGTTGATCAGAGGCAAATCAATCATATTTGTCAACGATGTCGAAAGGGGTTACAGGGTGAAATTGTTTTTGGAACAATTCGGTGTGAAATGCTGTGTGGTCAATAGCGAGTTACCACTTTCGAGTCGATATCACGTGGTGGAAGAGTTCAACAGGGGTGTATATGATGTGATTGTAGCTACGGATGAAGGTACCGGTGCTGATGCTCAGGAAACAACcgagaatgaagaagaagaagaagaacaagatgaagaaacaaaagaacaagaggaagaggaagaggcagaagTGGAGACTAAAAATGcagaagctggaccatccaaACGACCTCGATCAgatccttcaacatcatcttcaaaagCATCCGGTAAAAGACGTAAGATTGATGGTACTTCATCTTTAGCTAGGGGAATCGACTTTACAGCAGCATCATCAGTGATCAATTTTGATTTACCACCAACATCCACATCGTACATGCACCGTATAGGTCGTACTGCCCGAGCGGGACATTCGGGATTATCACTTTCTTTCGTCGTCCCCAAAGAGAAATGGGGTAAAGATAAGAACGTTTCGGTCAAATCGGcagagaaggatgaagtagtctgggagaagatcaaagaacGTGCGAAGAAAGATAGCGGATCGGAAATAAAGGAATGGAATTGGAATAAAAAAGAGATAGAAGGTTTTAGGTataggatggaagatgcttTAAAGTCTGTTACGGGTAAGAGAGTACAGGAAGCTAGGAGGGAGGAAGTTAAGAGGGAATTGTTGAATAGTGAGAAactaaag GCACATTTCGCCGCTAACCCTCTCGACTTATCATACCTCCGGCACGACACCCCTCTACATCCCGCACGACAACAAACTCACTTGAAACACGTACCAAATTATTTGATGCCTAAGATAGCTGCTTTGCCGACTGGTACAGGTGATGTCACGGATGGTGGGCATATAGGATATTCAAAACGAGGTAGAGGCGGAGGAGGGTTCAGGGGTAgaggtggcggtggtggtggaagaggtgggaAGGGTGGTTCTAGAGGTGGAAAGAAAGTTGATCCGCTCAAGTTCAAGGGTTAG